Proteins found in one Acanthopagrus latus isolate v.2019 chromosome 3, fAcaLat1.1, whole genome shotgun sequence genomic segment:
- the LOC119016578 gene encoding sodium-driven chloride bicarbonate exchanger-like isoform X4: MDEPSEQMRPLLRAGLDEEALVDHGKTSFTTHTNYEKEDLESHRAVYVGVHVPLGRESKRRHRHRGHKHHRKKKEKDSEEGKDDGRESPTYDTPSQRVQFILGTEDDDLEHVPHDLFTELDELSFRDGTATEWKETARWLKFEEDVEDGGERWSKPYVATLSLHSLFELRSCILNGTVMLDMRANSIEEIADMVIDSMVATGKLKEDLRAKVREAMLKKHHHQNERKLSNRIPLVRSIADIGEGLSSSRLSLHKPGAASSVSNLSQRRESRVSVLLNHLLPSSSSNSGPAPGPSPLSTPQSTPSTFRRSSPSPPRAHGTGLGPQGIPEVVVSPPEDDDPPNSTEEEAASPQLSRRASLASQGLELLPLEGPLVSPNSVPNNLDGNKAVERRPSKVGVSRESSSVDFSKVDMNFMKKIPPDAEASNVLVGEVDFLEKPIIAFVRLSPAVLITGLTEVPVPTRFLFLLLGPHGKAPQYHEIGRSMATLMTDEIFHDVAYKAKDRTDLLSGIDEFLDQVTVLPPGEWDPTIRIEPPKNVPSQMKRKRPSKPNGTASPAGELENEEDLHTGPELQRTGRIFGGLVLDVKRKFPFYWSDIRDSFSLQCLASILFLYCACMSPVITFGGLLGEATKGNISAIESLFGASMTGVAYSLFAGQPLTILGSTGPVLVFEKILFKFCNDYGLSYLSLRTSIGLWTAFLCLVLVATDASSLVCYITRFTEEAFAALICIIFIYEALEKLFHLGEHYPVNMHNNLENLTLYSCQCSPPINTTENLIQQWNNTGYSPDSIPWSSLNVSMCKNLHGEFVGAACGHHGPYIPDVLFWSIILFFTTFFLSSFLKQFKTERYFPTKVRSTISDFAVFITIMIMVLVDYLMGIPSPKLNVPDRFEPTSKNRGWLMDPLGENPWWTLLVAALPALLCTILIFMDQQITAVIINRKEHKLKKGCGYHLDLLVVAIMLGVCSIMGLPWFVAATVLSISHVNSLKLESGCSAPGEQPKFLGIREQRVTGFMIFVLMGCSVFMTSALKFIPMPVLYGVFLYMGVSSLKGIQFFDRIKLFGMPAKHQPDLIYLRYVPLWKVHSFTLVQLTCLVLLWVIKASAAAVVFPMMVLALVFIRKLLDFFFTKRELSWLDDLMPESKKKKEDDKKKKAREKLEAESRLQQVEEMGLKVSLESSNLLTIPVKTLSGSSDSDPLVVNISDEMAKTAAWKAVNSSAESFAQPVKRSGSQEKVACVRVDVSPDTPGGSSTVETFL, encoded by the exons ATGGACGAACCTTCGGAACAAATGAGGCCCCTCTTGAGAGCA gGCCTAGATGAGGAGGCACTAGTTGACCACGGGAAGACCAGCTTCACCACTCACACAAACTATGAAAAGGAAGATCTGGAAA GCCACAGAGCAGTATATGTAGGTGTCCATGTTCCTCTTGGAAGGGAGAGCAAACGGAGGCATCGCCACCGAGGACACAAACATCACcgaaagaagaaagagaaagactcCGAGGAGGGGAAGGACGATGGCAGAGAATCCCCAACATATG ACACACCATCCCAGCGTGTCCAGTTCATCCTGGGTACGGAGGACGATGACCTCGAGCACGTCCCCCATGACCTCTTCACTGAGCTGGACGAGCTCTCCTTCAGAGATGGCACTGCCACTGAATGGAAGGAGACTGCCAG ATGGTTGAAGTTTGAAGAGGATGTAGAAGATGGCGGGGAGAGGTGGAGTAAGCCTTATGTGGCTACCTTGTCATTACACAGTTTATTTGAACTGCGTAGCTGCATACTCAATGGCACAGTCATGCTGGATATGAGAGCCAACAGCATCGAGGAAATTGCAG ACATGGTGATAGACAGCATGGTGGCCACAGGCAAGCTGAAGGAGGATTTGCGCGCCAAGGTGCGGGAAGCCATGCTGAAGAAACACCACCACCAGAATGAGAGAAAGCTCAGCAATCGCATCCCTCTGGTGCGCTCCATTGCTGACATAG GAGAGGGCCTGTCCTCTTCACGCCTCTCTCTCCACAAGCCAGGGGcagcctcctctgtctccaaCCTCTCCCAGAGACGAGAGTCAAGAGTCTCCGTCCTGCTCAACCATCTCctgccctcttcttcctccaacAGTGGGCCCGCCCCAGGCCCCTCACCCCTCTCCACCCCTCAAAGTACCCCTTCTACCTTCCGGCGCTCCTCCCCAAGCCCACCACGCGCCCATGGCACAGGTCTTGGCCCTCAAGGTATCCCTGAGGTGGTGGTATCGCCTCCAGAGGATGATGATCCACCAAACTCCACTGAAGAAGAGGCAGCATCACCACAGCTCAGCCGGCGAGCATCCTTGGCATCCCAGGGCCTCGAGTTGCTGCCCTTAGAAG GACCACTTGTATCTCCAAATTCTGTCCCAAACAACCTGGATGGCAACAAGGCAGTGGAGAGGAGGCCGTCCAAAGTAGGGGTCAGTAGAGAAAGCAGCAGTGTCGACTTCAGCAAG GTCGACATGAATTTCATGAAAAAGATTCCTCCAGATGCGGAAGCTTCCAACGTACTGGTGGGAGAAGTGGACTTCCTGGAGAAGCCCATAATTGCTTTTGTACGACTCTCCCCTGCGGTCCTTATCACAGGGCTCACAGAGGTTCCTGTGCCCACGAG gttTCTCTTCCTGCTATTGGGTCCTCATGGCAAAGCGCCCCAGTACCATGAGATTGGCAGATCCATGGCTACACTAATGACAGATgag ATTTTCCATGATGTGGCATACAAAGCCAAAGACCGAACAGACCTCCTCTCGGGGATAGATGAGTTCCTAGATCAAGTGACTGTCTTGCCTCCTGGAGAATGGGACCCCACAATCCGGATTGAGCCCCCCAAAAATGTCCCATCTCAG atgaagaggaaaagaccGTCCAAGCCGAACGGCACTGCATCTCCAGCTGGAGAGCTAGAAAATGAGGAGGACCTTCACACAGGGCCTGAGCTGCAGAGGACTGGGAG GATATTTGGAGGTCTGGTTCTGGACGTCAAGCGGAAGTTTCCATTCTACTGGAGCGACATTAGAGACTCCTTCAGTCTGCAGTGTCTAGCCTCCATCCTGTTCCTCTACTGTGCCTGCATGTCCCCTGTCATCACATTTGGAGGTCTGCTTGGGGAGGCAACAAAAGGCAACATA AGTGCCATAGAGTCTCTGTTCGGGGCCTCAATGACAGGAGTAGCATACTCCCTCTTCGCAGGCCAGCCCCTCACAATTCTTGGCAGCACAGGACCTGTTTTAGTGTTTGAGAAGATCCTCTTCAAGTTCTGCAA TGACTATGGCCTGTCCTACCTTTCACTGCGGACGAGCATTGGTCTGTGGACAGCCTTCCTGTGTTTGGTCTTGGTGGCCACAGATGCTAGCTCCCTGGTCTGCTACATCACCCGATTCACAGAGGAGGCCTTTGCTGCACTCATCTGCATCATCTTCATCTACGAAGCTCTGGAGAAGCTCTTTCACCTGGGAGAACACTACCCTGTCAACATGCACAACAACTTGGAGAACCTTACACTGTATTC GTGTCAGTGCTCTCCACCAATCAACACCACTGAAAACCTCATCCAGCAGTGGAACAACACAGGATACAGCCCAGACTCCATCCCCTGGAGCAGCCTCAATGTTTCG ATGTGCAAGAATCTCCATGGGGAGTTTGTAGGTGCTGCGTGTGGTCATCACGGGCCCTACATCCCAGATGTTCTCTTTTGGtccatcatcctcttcttcaccaccttcttcctgtcctccttccTTAAGCAGTTTAAGACAGAGAGATATTTTCCCACTAAG GTGCGATCCACTATCAGTGACTTCGCTGTGTTTATAACCATCATGATCATGGTGCTGGTGGACTATCTAATGGGGATCCCCTCTCCTAAACTGAATGTCCCTGACCGCTTTGAG CCAACTTCAAAGAACCGAGGCTGGCTGATGGACCCGTTAGGAGAAAACCCCTGGTGGACGCTGCTGGTGGCTGCACTTCCCGCCCTGCTCTGCACCATCCTCATCTTTATGGACCAGCAAATCACTGCGGTCATCATCAACCGCAAGGAGCACAAGCTCAAG AAAGGCTGTGGCTATCACCTGGACCTGCTTGTAGTGGCAATTATGTTGGGTGTGTGCTCCATTATGGGCCTGCCATGGTTTGTGGCGGCAACTGTCCTCTCCATCTCCCACGTTAATAGCCTGAAGCTGGAGTCTGGCTGCTCTGCTCCAGGAGAACAGCCCAAGTTCCTGGGCATACGGGAGCAGCGGGTCACTGGATTCATGATCTTTGTCCTCATGGgttgttctgttttcatgacCTCAGCGCTGAAG TTCATTCCTATGCCAGTCCTGTATGGAGTCTTTCTCTACATGGGTGTATCCTCCCTTAAAGGCATTCAG TTCTTTGACAGAATCAAGCTGTTTGGCATGCCTGCCAAGCACCAGCCCGACCTGATCTATTTGCGCTATGTGCCGCTGTGGAAGGTCCACAGCTTCACTCTGGTGCAGCTCACCTGTCTGGTGCTGCTCTGGGTCATCAaggcctctgcagcagctgttgtgtttcccATGATG GTTCTGGCGCTGGTGTTCATCCGTAAGCTTCTAGACTTTTTCTTCACCAAGAGAGAACTGAGTTGGTTGGATGACTTGATGccagaaagcaagaaaaagaaagaggatgacaagaaaaagaaagcgcGTGAAAAACTG gaAGCAGAGtccagactgcagcaggtagaggAGATGGGGCTCAAGGTCAGCTTGGAAAGCTCAAACCTGCTCACTATCCCAGTGAAAACGCTCTCAGGGAG TTCTGATTCTGACCCGTTGGTTGTAAATATCTCTGATGAAATGGCCAAAACTGCAGCATGGAAAGCCGTGAACTCGAGTGCAGAGTCATTTGCCCAACCTGTGAAGCGTAGTGGAAG CCAGGAGAAGGTGGCCTGCGTTAGAGTCGACGTCAGTCCAGATACACCAGGAGGAAGTTCCACCGTCGAGACCTTCCTGTGA
- the LOC119016578 gene encoding sodium bicarbonate cotransporter 3-like isoform X7 — translation MDEPSEQMRPLLRAGLDEEALVDHGKTSFTTHTNYEKEDLESHRAVYVGVHVPLGRESKRRHRHRGHKHHRKKKEKDSEEGKDDGRESPTYDTPSQRVQFILGTEDDDLEHVPHDLFTELDELSFRDGTATEWKETARWLKFEEDVEDGGERWSKPYVATLSLHSLFELRSCILNGTVMLDMRANSIEEIADMVIDSMVATGKLKEDLRAKVREAMLKKHHHQNERKLSNRIPLVRSIADIGKKHSDPLLLEKNGEGLSSSRLSLHKPGAASSVSNLSQRRESRVSVLLNHLLPSSSSNSGPAPGPSPLSTPQSTPSTFRRSSPSPPRAHGTGLGPQGIPEVVVSPPEDDDPPNSTEEEAASPQLSRRASLASQGLELLPLEGPLVSPNSVPNNLDGNKAVERRPSKVGVSRESSSVDFSKVDMNFMKKIPPDAEASNVLVGEVDFLEKPIIAFVRLSPAVLITGLTEVPVPTRFLFLLLGPHGKAPQYHEIGRSMATLMTDEIFHDVAYKAKDRTDLLSGIDEFLDQVTVLPPGEWDPTIRIEPPKNVPSQMKRKRPSKPNGTASPAGELENEEDLHTGPELQRTGRIFGGLVLDVKRKFPFYWSDIRDSFSLQCLASILFLYCACMSPVITFGGLLGEATKGNISAIESLFGASMTGVAYSLFAGQPLTILGSTGPVLVFEKILFKFCNDYGLSYLSLRTSIGLWTAFLCLVLVATDASSLVCYITRFTEEAFAALICIIFIYEALEKLFHLGEHYPVNMHNNLENLTLYSCQCSPPINTTENLIQQWNNTGYSPDSIPWSSLNVSMCKNLHGEFVGAACGHHGPYIPDVLFWSIILFFTTFFLSSFLKQFKTERYFPTKVRSTISDFAVFITIMIMVLVDYLMGIPSPKLNVPDRFEPTSKNRGWLMDPLGENPWWTLLVAALPALLCTILIFMDQQITAVIINRKEHKLKKGCGYHLDLLVVAIMLGVCSIMGLPWFVAATVLSISHVNSLKLESGCSAPGEQPKFLGIREQRVTGFMIFVLMGCSVFMTSALKFIPMPVLYGVFLYMGVSSLKGIQFFDRIKLFGMPAKHQPDLIYLRYVPLWKVHSFTLVQLTCLVLLWVIKASAAAVVFPMMVLALVFIRKLLDFFFTKRELSWLDDLMPESKKKKEDDKKKKAREKLEAESRLQQVEEMGLKVSLESSNLLTIPVKTLSGRSYRIGLVTESLPMENEF, via the exons ATGGACGAACCTTCGGAACAAATGAGGCCCCTCTTGAGAGCA gGCCTAGATGAGGAGGCACTAGTTGACCACGGGAAGACCAGCTTCACCACTCACACAAACTATGAAAAGGAAGATCTGGAAA GCCACAGAGCAGTATATGTAGGTGTCCATGTTCCTCTTGGAAGGGAGAGCAAACGGAGGCATCGCCACCGAGGACACAAACATCACcgaaagaagaaagagaaagactcCGAGGAGGGGAAGGACGATGGCAGAGAATCCCCAACATATG ACACACCATCCCAGCGTGTCCAGTTCATCCTGGGTACGGAGGACGATGACCTCGAGCACGTCCCCCATGACCTCTTCACTGAGCTGGACGAGCTCTCCTTCAGAGATGGCACTGCCACTGAATGGAAGGAGACTGCCAG ATGGTTGAAGTTTGAAGAGGATGTAGAAGATGGCGGGGAGAGGTGGAGTAAGCCTTATGTGGCTACCTTGTCATTACACAGTTTATTTGAACTGCGTAGCTGCATACTCAATGGCACAGTCATGCTGGATATGAGAGCCAACAGCATCGAGGAAATTGCAG ACATGGTGATAGACAGCATGGTGGCCACAGGCAAGCTGAAGGAGGATTTGCGCGCCAAGGTGCGGGAAGCCATGCTGAAGAAACACCACCACCAGAATGAGAGAAAGCTCAGCAATCGCATCCCTCTGGTGCGCTCCATTGCTGACATAGGCAAGAAACATTCTGACCCACTCTTGCTTGAAAAAAACG GAGAGGGCCTGTCCTCTTCACGCCTCTCTCTCCACAAGCCAGGGGcagcctcctctgtctccaaCCTCTCCCAGAGACGAGAGTCAAGAGTCTCCGTCCTGCTCAACCATCTCctgccctcttcttcctccaacAGTGGGCCCGCCCCAGGCCCCTCACCCCTCTCCACCCCTCAAAGTACCCCTTCTACCTTCCGGCGCTCCTCCCCAAGCCCACCACGCGCCCATGGCACAGGTCTTGGCCCTCAAGGTATCCCTGAGGTGGTGGTATCGCCTCCAGAGGATGATGATCCACCAAACTCCACTGAAGAAGAGGCAGCATCACCACAGCTCAGCCGGCGAGCATCCTTGGCATCCCAGGGCCTCGAGTTGCTGCCCTTAGAAG GACCACTTGTATCTCCAAATTCTGTCCCAAACAACCTGGATGGCAACAAGGCAGTGGAGAGGAGGCCGTCCAAAGTAGGGGTCAGTAGAGAAAGCAGCAGTGTCGACTTCAGCAAG GTCGACATGAATTTCATGAAAAAGATTCCTCCAGATGCGGAAGCTTCCAACGTACTGGTGGGAGAAGTGGACTTCCTGGAGAAGCCCATAATTGCTTTTGTACGACTCTCCCCTGCGGTCCTTATCACAGGGCTCACAGAGGTTCCTGTGCCCACGAG gttTCTCTTCCTGCTATTGGGTCCTCATGGCAAAGCGCCCCAGTACCATGAGATTGGCAGATCCATGGCTACACTAATGACAGATgag ATTTTCCATGATGTGGCATACAAAGCCAAAGACCGAACAGACCTCCTCTCGGGGATAGATGAGTTCCTAGATCAAGTGACTGTCTTGCCTCCTGGAGAATGGGACCCCACAATCCGGATTGAGCCCCCCAAAAATGTCCCATCTCAG atgaagaggaaaagaccGTCCAAGCCGAACGGCACTGCATCTCCAGCTGGAGAGCTAGAAAATGAGGAGGACCTTCACACAGGGCCTGAGCTGCAGAGGACTGGGAG GATATTTGGAGGTCTGGTTCTGGACGTCAAGCGGAAGTTTCCATTCTACTGGAGCGACATTAGAGACTCCTTCAGTCTGCAGTGTCTAGCCTCCATCCTGTTCCTCTACTGTGCCTGCATGTCCCCTGTCATCACATTTGGAGGTCTGCTTGGGGAGGCAACAAAAGGCAACATA AGTGCCATAGAGTCTCTGTTCGGGGCCTCAATGACAGGAGTAGCATACTCCCTCTTCGCAGGCCAGCCCCTCACAATTCTTGGCAGCACAGGACCTGTTTTAGTGTTTGAGAAGATCCTCTTCAAGTTCTGCAA TGACTATGGCCTGTCCTACCTTTCACTGCGGACGAGCATTGGTCTGTGGACAGCCTTCCTGTGTTTGGTCTTGGTGGCCACAGATGCTAGCTCCCTGGTCTGCTACATCACCCGATTCACAGAGGAGGCCTTTGCTGCACTCATCTGCATCATCTTCATCTACGAAGCTCTGGAGAAGCTCTTTCACCTGGGAGAACACTACCCTGTCAACATGCACAACAACTTGGAGAACCTTACACTGTATTC GTGTCAGTGCTCTCCACCAATCAACACCACTGAAAACCTCATCCAGCAGTGGAACAACACAGGATACAGCCCAGACTCCATCCCCTGGAGCAGCCTCAATGTTTCG ATGTGCAAGAATCTCCATGGGGAGTTTGTAGGTGCTGCGTGTGGTCATCACGGGCCCTACATCCCAGATGTTCTCTTTTGGtccatcatcctcttcttcaccaccttcttcctgtcctccttccTTAAGCAGTTTAAGACAGAGAGATATTTTCCCACTAAG GTGCGATCCACTATCAGTGACTTCGCTGTGTTTATAACCATCATGATCATGGTGCTGGTGGACTATCTAATGGGGATCCCCTCTCCTAAACTGAATGTCCCTGACCGCTTTGAG CCAACTTCAAAGAACCGAGGCTGGCTGATGGACCCGTTAGGAGAAAACCCCTGGTGGACGCTGCTGGTGGCTGCACTTCCCGCCCTGCTCTGCACCATCCTCATCTTTATGGACCAGCAAATCACTGCGGTCATCATCAACCGCAAGGAGCACAAGCTCAAG AAAGGCTGTGGCTATCACCTGGACCTGCTTGTAGTGGCAATTATGTTGGGTGTGTGCTCCATTATGGGCCTGCCATGGTTTGTGGCGGCAACTGTCCTCTCCATCTCCCACGTTAATAGCCTGAAGCTGGAGTCTGGCTGCTCTGCTCCAGGAGAACAGCCCAAGTTCCTGGGCATACGGGAGCAGCGGGTCACTGGATTCATGATCTTTGTCCTCATGGgttgttctgttttcatgacCTCAGCGCTGAAG TTCATTCCTATGCCAGTCCTGTATGGAGTCTTTCTCTACATGGGTGTATCCTCCCTTAAAGGCATTCAG TTCTTTGACAGAATCAAGCTGTTTGGCATGCCTGCCAAGCACCAGCCCGACCTGATCTATTTGCGCTATGTGCCGCTGTGGAAGGTCCACAGCTTCACTCTGGTGCAGCTCACCTGTCTGGTGCTGCTCTGGGTCATCAaggcctctgcagcagctgttgtgtttcccATGATG GTTCTGGCGCTGGTGTTCATCCGTAAGCTTCTAGACTTTTTCTTCACCAAGAGAGAACTGAGTTGGTTGGATGACTTGATGccagaaagcaagaaaaagaaagaggatgacaagaaaaagaaagcgcGTGAAAAACTG gaAGCAGAGtccagactgcagcaggtagaggAGATGGGGCTCAAGGTCAGCTTGGAAAGCTCAAACCTGCTCACTATCCCAGTGAAAACGCTCTCAGGGAG ATCATACAGAATAGGACTAGTGACTGAAAGCCTCCCAATGGAAAACGAG TTCTGA
- the LOC119016578 gene encoding sodium bicarbonate cotransporter 3-like isoform X8, protein MDEPSEQMRPLLRAGLDEEALVDHGKTSFTTHTNYEKEDLESHRAVYVGVHVPLGRESKRRHRHRGHKHHRKKKEKDSEEGKDDGRESPTYDTPSQRVQFILGTEDDDLEHVPHDLFTELDELSFRDGTATEWKETARWLKFEEDVEDGGERWSKPYVATLSLHSLFELRSCILNGTVMLDMRANSIEEIADMVIDSMVATGKLKEDLRAKVREAMLKKHHHQNERKLSNRIPLVRSIADIGKKHSDPLLLEKNGPLVSPNSVPNNLDGNKAVERRPSKVGVSRESSSVDFSKVDMNFMKKIPPDAEASNVLVGEVDFLEKPIIAFVRLSPAVLITGLTEVPVPTRFLFLLLGPHGKAPQYHEIGRSMATLMTDEIFHDVAYKAKDRTDLLSGIDEFLDQVTVLPPGEWDPTIRIEPPKNVPSQMKRKRPSKPNGTASPAGELENEEDLHTGPELQRTGRIFGGLVLDVKRKFPFYWSDIRDSFSLQCLASILFLYCACMSPVITFGGLLGEATKGNISAIESLFGASMTGVAYSLFAGQPLTILGSTGPVLVFEKILFKFCNDYGLSYLSLRTSIGLWTAFLCLVLVATDASSLVCYITRFTEEAFAALICIIFIYEALEKLFHLGEHYPVNMHNNLENLTLYSCQCSPPINTTENLIQQWNNTGYSPDSIPWSSLNVSMCKNLHGEFVGAACGHHGPYIPDVLFWSIILFFTTFFLSSFLKQFKTERYFPTKVRSTISDFAVFITIMIMVLVDYLMGIPSPKLNVPDRFEPTSKNRGWLMDPLGENPWWTLLVAALPALLCTILIFMDQQITAVIINRKEHKLKKGCGYHLDLLVVAIMLGVCSIMGLPWFVAATVLSISHVNSLKLESGCSAPGEQPKFLGIREQRVTGFMIFVLMGCSVFMTSALKFIPMPVLYGVFLYMGVSSLKGIQFFDRIKLFGMPAKHQPDLIYLRYVPLWKVHSFTLVQLTCLVLLWVIKASAAAVVFPMMVLALVFIRKLLDFFFTKRELSWLDDLMPESKKKKEDDKKKKAREKLEAESRLQQVEEMGLKVSLESSNLLTIPVKTLSGSSDSDPLVVNISDEMAKTAAWKAVNSSAESFAQPVKRSGSQEKVACVRVDVSPDTPGGSSTVETFL, encoded by the exons ATGGACGAACCTTCGGAACAAATGAGGCCCCTCTTGAGAGCA gGCCTAGATGAGGAGGCACTAGTTGACCACGGGAAGACCAGCTTCACCACTCACACAAACTATGAAAAGGAAGATCTGGAAA GCCACAGAGCAGTATATGTAGGTGTCCATGTTCCTCTTGGAAGGGAGAGCAAACGGAGGCATCGCCACCGAGGACACAAACATCACcgaaagaagaaagagaaagactcCGAGGAGGGGAAGGACGATGGCAGAGAATCCCCAACATATG ACACACCATCCCAGCGTGTCCAGTTCATCCTGGGTACGGAGGACGATGACCTCGAGCACGTCCCCCATGACCTCTTCACTGAGCTGGACGAGCTCTCCTTCAGAGATGGCACTGCCACTGAATGGAAGGAGACTGCCAG ATGGTTGAAGTTTGAAGAGGATGTAGAAGATGGCGGGGAGAGGTGGAGTAAGCCTTATGTGGCTACCTTGTCATTACACAGTTTATTTGAACTGCGTAGCTGCATACTCAATGGCACAGTCATGCTGGATATGAGAGCCAACAGCATCGAGGAAATTGCAG ACATGGTGATAGACAGCATGGTGGCCACAGGCAAGCTGAAGGAGGATTTGCGCGCCAAGGTGCGGGAAGCCATGCTGAAGAAACACCACCACCAGAATGAGAGAAAGCTCAGCAATCGCATCCCTCTGGTGCGCTCCATTGCTGACATAGGCAAGAAACATTCTGACCCACTCTTGCTTGAAAAAAACG GACCACTTGTATCTCCAAATTCTGTCCCAAACAACCTGGATGGCAACAAGGCAGTGGAGAGGAGGCCGTCCAAAGTAGGGGTCAGTAGAGAAAGCAGCAGTGTCGACTTCAGCAAG GTCGACATGAATTTCATGAAAAAGATTCCTCCAGATGCGGAAGCTTCCAACGTACTGGTGGGAGAAGTGGACTTCCTGGAGAAGCCCATAATTGCTTTTGTACGACTCTCCCCTGCGGTCCTTATCACAGGGCTCACAGAGGTTCCTGTGCCCACGAG gttTCTCTTCCTGCTATTGGGTCCTCATGGCAAAGCGCCCCAGTACCATGAGATTGGCAGATCCATGGCTACACTAATGACAGATgag ATTTTCCATGATGTGGCATACAAAGCCAAAGACCGAACAGACCTCCTCTCGGGGATAGATGAGTTCCTAGATCAAGTGACTGTCTTGCCTCCTGGAGAATGGGACCCCACAATCCGGATTGAGCCCCCCAAAAATGTCCCATCTCAG atgaagaggaaaagaccGTCCAAGCCGAACGGCACTGCATCTCCAGCTGGAGAGCTAGAAAATGAGGAGGACCTTCACACAGGGCCTGAGCTGCAGAGGACTGGGAG GATATTTGGAGGTCTGGTTCTGGACGTCAAGCGGAAGTTTCCATTCTACTGGAGCGACATTAGAGACTCCTTCAGTCTGCAGTGTCTAGCCTCCATCCTGTTCCTCTACTGTGCCTGCATGTCCCCTGTCATCACATTTGGAGGTCTGCTTGGGGAGGCAACAAAAGGCAACATA AGTGCCATAGAGTCTCTGTTCGGGGCCTCAATGACAGGAGTAGCATACTCCCTCTTCGCAGGCCAGCCCCTCACAATTCTTGGCAGCACAGGACCTGTTTTAGTGTTTGAGAAGATCCTCTTCAAGTTCTGCAA TGACTATGGCCTGTCCTACCTTTCACTGCGGACGAGCATTGGTCTGTGGACAGCCTTCCTGTGTTTGGTCTTGGTGGCCACAGATGCTAGCTCCCTGGTCTGCTACATCACCCGATTCACAGAGGAGGCCTTTGCTGCACTCATCTGCATCATCTTCATCTACGAAGCTCTGGAGAAGCTCTTTCACCTGGGAGAACACTACCCTGTCAACATGCACAACAACTTGGAGAACCTTACACTGTATTC GTGTCAGTGCTCTCCACCAATCAACACCACTGAAAACCTCATCCAGCAGTGGAACAACACAGGATACAGCCCAGACTCCATCCCCTGGAGCAGCCTCAATGTTTCG ATGTGCAAGAATCTCCATGGGGAGTTTGTAGGTGCTGCGTGTGGTCATCACGGGCCCTACATCCCAGATGTTCTCTTTTGGtccatcatcctcttcttcaccaccttcttcctgtcctccttccTTAAGCAGTTTAAGACAGAGAGATATTTTCCCACTAAG GTGCGATCCACTATCAGTGACTTCGCTGTGTTTATAACCATCATGATCATGGTGCTGGTGGACTATCTAATGGGGATCCCCTCTCCTAAACTGAATGTCCCTGACCGCTTTGAG CCAACTTCAAAGAACCGAGGCTGGCTGATGGACCCGTTAGGAGAAAACCCCTGGTGGACGCTGCTGGTGGCTGCACTTCCCGCCCTGCTCTGCACCATCCTCATCTTTATGGACCAGCAAATCACTGCGGTCATCATCAACCGCAAGGAGCACAAGCTCAAG AAAGGCTGTGGCTATCACCTGGACCTGCTTGTAGTGGCAATTATGTTGGGTGTGTGCTCCATTATGGGCCTGCCATGGTTTGTGGCGGCAACTGTCCTCTCCATCTCCCACGTTAATAGCCTGAAGCTGGAGTCTGGCTGCTCTGCTCCAGGAGAACAGCCCAAGTTCCTGGGCATACGGGAGCAGCGGGTCACTGGATTCATGATCTTTGTCCTCATGGgttgttctgttttcatgacCTCAGCGCTGAAG TTCATTCCTATGCCAGTCCTGTATGGAGTCTTTCTCTACATGGGTGTATCCTCCCTTAAAGGCATTCAG TTCTTTGACAGAATCAAGCTGTTTGGCATGCCTGCCAAGCACCAGCCCGACCTGATCTATTTGCGCTATGTGCCGCTGTGGAAGGTCCACAGCTTCACTCTGGTGCAGCTCACCTGTCTGGTGCTGCTCTGGGTCATCAaggcctctgcagcagctgttgtgtttcccATGATG GTTCTGGCGCTGGTGTTCATCCGTAAGCTTCTAGACTTTTTCTTCACCAAGAGAGAACTGAGTTGGTTGGATGACTTGATGccagaaagcaagaaaaagaaagaggatgacaagaaaaagaaagcgcGTGAAAAACTG gaAGCAGAGtccagactgcagcaggtagaggAGATGGGGCTCAAGGTCAGCTTGGAAAGCTCAAACCTGCTCACTATCCCAGTGAAAACGCTCTCAGGGAG TTCTGATTCTGACCCGTTGGTTGTAAATATCTCTGATGAAATGGCCAAAACTGCAGCATGGAAAGCCGTGAACTCGAGTGCAGAGTCATTTGCCCAACCTGTGAAGCGTAGTGGAAG CCAGGAGAAGGTGGCCTGCGTTAGAGTCGACGTCAGTCCAGATACACCAGGAGGAAGTTCCACCGTCGAGACCTTCCTGTGA